Proteins from a single region of Vibrio sp. DW001:
- a CDS encoding DMT family transporter: MSLRNTLQLFLLAALWGGSFLFMRISATALGPAILIEARVTLAALFLLVVSIFIKRKLPLLQYKKHFFIIGLFNTALPFLFFAYAAQTLNASTLSILNSTAAIWGALIGVFWTRTPLTKHALLGMIIGIVGVIILVGWDAVNLGTDAILPIIAGILAAVCYGIASNYTRTAPQISSFDNAHGNMWAAALIVLPLVFFIPIREVPTIEISLSVLALGIFSTGVAYLLYFNLVASVGAASTLSVTFLIPVFGIFWGYLILDEQVGWNTVFGTILVLSGTMLVTGISIRSLLTSKNRYREKV; encoded by the coding sequence ATGTCACTACGTAACACACTTCAACTTTTTCTACTTGCTGCCCTTTGGGGGGGCTCATTTCTGTTTATGCGGATCTCAGCAACAGCTCTTGGCCCTGCCATATTGATTGAAGCTCGCGTCACATTAGCCGCACTGTTTTTATTGGTCGTATCCATTTTTATAAAAAGAAAGCTGCCACTTTTACAGTACAAAAAACACTTTTTTATTATCGGCTTATTTAATACTGCACTGCCATTTCTGTTTTTCGCCTATGCGGCACAAACACTAAATGCATCAACACTTTCCATCTTGAATTCTACTGCCGCGATATGGGGTGCGCTAATTGGTGTATTCTGGACACGAACGCCGTTAACAAAGCACGCCTTATTAGGCATGATTATCGGTATTGTTGGCGTGATTATTCTCGTTGGTTGGGACGCGGTAAATTTGGGCACGGACGCGATACTTCCGATCATCGCCGGAATATTGGCTGCTGTTTGTTACGGTATTGCGAGTAATTACACCAGAACAGCCCCACAAATTTCTTCCTTTGATAATGCCCATGGCAACATGTGGGCCGCCGCCTTGATTGTTTTACCATTAGTGTTTTTTATTCCTATAAGAGAAGTACCAACGATAGAAATCAGTTTATCGGTGTTGGCTTTAGGTATATTCAGTACTGGTGTCGCCTATTTACTCTATTTTAACCTAGTAGCCAGCGTTGGAGCAGCTTCAACCCTATCTGTGACCTTCCTTATTCCGGTATTTGGTATATTTTGGGGGTACCTGATATTAGATGAGCAAGTCGGTTGGAATACGGTTTTTGGTACTATTTTGGTTTTGTCAGGCACCATGTTAGTAACGGGTATTTCAATTCGTTCATTGTTGACTTCAAAAAACAGATACCGAGAGAAAGTATAA
- a CDS encoding SDR family NAD(P)-dependent oxidoreductase: MQKTILITGATDGIGLETAKMLVSEGHRVLVHGRNTEKLKQIVTLLSTLSSVENVESYESDLSRLSDVEALAAEIIVNHKHIDVLINNAGVYTTPIAESSEGLDVRFVVNTIAPYLLTRKLLPLMGSTSRVVNVSSAAQSSVDLTSLACKPTLGDGLAYAQSKLAITMWSRDLALSLDENGPAIIAVNPASMLGSKMVKDAYGVTGGDLRIGADILCRAALSVEFEDASGKYYDNDARRFAAPHNDALDPRKTAALVCVIDKILMEKCQ; the protein is encoded by the coding sequence ATGCAAAAAACGATTCTTATAACAGGGGCGACAGACGGTATTGGACTTGAAACAGCTAAGATGCTGGTGTCTGAAGGACACAGAGTTTTAGTCCATGGCCGAAATACTGAAAAATTAAAACAGATCGTTACGTTACTTTCAACGTTGTCGAGTGTGGAAAATGTTGAGAGTTATGAATCTGACCTTTCTCGTCTATCTGATGTAGAGGCGCTGGCCGCTGAGATCATCGTTAATCATAAACACATTGATGTATTGATAAATAATGCCGGCGTGTATACAACACCAATTGCAGAGAGTTCGGAAGGCTTAGATGTTCGCTTTGTAGTTAATACGATTGCTCCCTATTTGTTGACTCGAAAACTATTGCCATTGATGGGGTCAACATCTCGTGTTGTTAATGTTTCTTCAGCAGCACAATCGTCGGTCGATTTGACCTCTCTTGCCTGCAAGCCTACATTAGGTGATGGACTCGCTTATGCTCAGAGCAAGCTTGCCATCACTATGTGGTCGCGAGATTTAGCGCTTTCTTTAGACGAAAACGGACCCGCGATAATTGCTGTTAATCCTGCGTCAATGTTAGGCAGCAAGATGGTAAAAGATGCCTATGGTGTAACAGGGGGCGATCTTCGTATTGGTGCGGATATCTTGTGTCGTGCTGCACTATCTGTAGAATTTGAAGACGCGTCAGGTAAATACTATGACAACGATGCTCGTCGGTTCGCTGCGCCACATAATGACGCGCTCGATCCAAGAAAAACGGCGGCACTTGTTTGTGTTATTGATAAGATTCTGATGGAAAAATGTCAGTAA
- a CDS encoding LysR family transcriptional regulator, translating into MNIEHLRLFVRLAATNNISQAGQELGLSPAVASSHVNKLEEGLGVRLVHRTTRKVSLTEEGIDFLPHAEEVLATIEAARASIGVGNILPQGTLRITAPASFGRMHLLPALKEFLALHPRLSIDLRLTDSIVDLVEGGFDIAIRNAELKDSSLIARKLASDKRIICASPEYLVNYGQPESPEDLNNHQCIKLMGLENWLFDTPDGELNIKTKGNLRTDHGEAVRDACVHGLGIALTATWCVNKQLESGELIQILKDYPLASDSAIWAVYPSSRLLAPKVRAFIDYFADYYGNPPYWDRTK; encoded by the coding sequence ATGAATATTGAACACCTTAGACTGTTTGTAAGACTCGCCGCCACCAACAATATTAGCCAAGCAGGCCAAGAGCTCGGTCTGTCTCCTGCGGTGGCCAGTTCTCATGTAAATAAACTTGAGGAAGGGCTTGGTGTTCGCCTTGTCCACAGAACCACAAGGAAGGTTTCACTCACTGAAGAGGGAATCGATTTTCTTCCTCATGCAGAGGAAGTCCTTGCCACTATTGAGGCTGCAAGAGCGTCAATCGGTGTCGGTAACATATTACCACAAGGCACTTTGCGAATTACCGCACCCGCATCTTTTGGTCGAATGCACCTGCTACCTGCACTTAAGGAGTTTCTCGCTCTCCATCCTCGCCTTTCTATCGACTTGCGGTTAACGGATTCCATTGTCGACCTTGTTGAAGGCGGGTTTGATATTGCGATTCGAAATGCAGAATTAAAAGACTCTAGTTTAATCGCACGTAAACTGGCCTCTGATAAACGTATTATCTGCGCCTCTCCAGAATACCTAGTAAATTATGGACAACCTGAATCCCCAGAGGATCTTAATAATCATCAGTGCATTAAATTGATGGGGCTTGAAAACTGGTTATTCGACACCCCAGATGGTGAACTGAACATCAAAACCAAAGGCAATTTGAGAACTGACCATGGAGAAGCGGTTAGAGACGCCTGTGTTCATGGGTTAGGGATAGCATTGACCGCTACATGGTGTGTAAATAAGCAACTTGAAAGCGGTGAGTTGATTCAGATACTTAAAGATTACCCATTAGCATCGGATTCTGCTATTTGGGCGGTGTACCCGAGTTCACGCTTGCTAGCTCCTAAGGTTAGAGCCTTCATCGATTACTTTGCAGATTACTATGGCAATCCACCATATTGGGACAGAACCAAATAA
- a CDS encoding Hsp70 family protein encodes MVSARYLVGIDLGTTNIVVAYSEITESLKDSPVSIFKIDQLVAPGEVSRKPLLPSFRFHPAKGQVSENDMALPWENVPVEGDLNLAIVGEWARELGAKVEGRQISSAKSWLSHQAVDRESDILPWVAGNDVDKVSPVTATASYLNHVRQAWNYHNPINILEKQDVVITVPASFDESARKLTLQAAKQAGLSKVVLLEEPQAVCYDWYARHSDSAKSKLIDVPLILVCDVGGGTTDLSLIEANHNDDELALNRIGVGNHLMLGGDNLDLALAHLAEQRFNKDKKLNASSLSKLIQQTRKAKEQLLSKTEQEQVKITMLGGGSRLIGGTKSVDLSKHEVHQLALDGFFPKVRITDLPDKRRKAVIEFGLPYVADPAITKHMAEFISQHQSVARHALGLAITSDEKNDQLVVPVGILLNGGVFNSELVTEQVTTILSNWRGSPVTVLDNPHPDLAVALGAVAFGKARRGAQLKIGGGAARSYFLHLPEKKGFGNAICLLAKGIEEGQEIRLSGRKFALTLGEPVRFNLLTSIHDTLSDNKPANNGAMYKVNTDVFTPLPPYITSLERMEGTEERQANQKQRVEVQLACKLTEVGTLQLECVSADDAANRWAVEFEIRKQADVTQESKTSHPKLQASLDLITTAYSGNKKNADPKVIKTLVKELEQKLGKRADWDVSTSRQIFDAFSKGRKRRRRSEQHEKNWLRLSGYALRPGYGDPTDEWRIEQLWALYQQGIQYQNHQGWSDWWVFWRRVSGGLSADQQEIIATDIVKYLHPGSLRNPKVAKEAQEKDYEAMVRLGASLELLHTEDKVLMAKWFLNKAVNEAQHSQAHWWALGRIAARQLMYGSQHSVLPREQVEQWLPTLLAQNWIKEPIIGFATVMMCRKTGDRLFDISDEFRQQVIEKLQRSKVSSAWIELVQQVKEMDASESKQAFGDALPHGLHLVKD; translated from the coding sequence ATGGTCTCTGCTCGTTATTTGGTTGGTATCGATTTAGGCACGACGAATATTGTCGTTGCATACAGCGAGATTACTGAATCGCTCAAAGATTCACCAGTATCGATTTTTAAGATCGATCAACTCGTCGCTCCCGGTGAAGTAAGCCGAAAACCTCTGCTGCCCTCTTTTCGGTTTCATCCTGCTAAAGGACAAGTTTCTGAAAATGATATGGCTTTACCTTGGGAGAACGTACCTGTCGAAGGCGATCTTAATCTTGCCATTGTTGGTGAATGGGCCAGAGAATTAGGAGCAAAGGTAGAAGGACGGCAGATATCTAGTGCCAAAAGTTGGTTGTCGCATCAAGCGGTGGATAGAGAGTCAGATATCCTGCCTTGGGTTGCGGGCAACGATGTCGATAAAGTCTCTCCCGTTACCGCCACCGCGAGCTATCTTAATCATGTACGGCAGGCTTGGAACTATCATAACCCTATTAATATCCTAGAAAAACAAGACGTAGTGATTACCGTACCGGCTTCATTTGATGAAAGTGCTCGAAAGTTGACCCTCCAAGCCGCAAAACAAGCTGGTTTGAGCAAGGTCGTGCTGTTGGAGGAACCGCAAGCGGTATGTTACGACTGGTATGCGCGCCATAGCGATTCAGCTAAATCAAAGCTAATAGATGTGCCTCTTATCTTGGTATGTGATGTGGGAGGAGGGACCACAGATCTCAGCTTAATTGAAGCGAATCATAACGATGATGAACTGGCGTTGAACCGTATTGGGGTTGGTAATCACCTCATGTTAGGAGGTGATAACCTTGATCTTGCATTAGCGCACCTTGCAGAGCAACGATTTAACAAGGATAAAAAACTTAACGCGTCGAGTCTTTCTAAGTTAATTCAGCAAACGCGTAAGGCAAAGGAACAACTGCTGAGTAAAACCGAACAAGAACAAGTTAAGATAACCATGTTGGGCGGTGGTTCGAGGCTTATTGGCGGCACCAAAAGTGTCGATTTATCGAAGCATGAAGTACATCAATTGGCGCTAGATGGGTTCTTTCCAAAGGTGAGGATAACCGATTTACCGGACAAAAGGCGCAAAGCAGTGATTGAATTTGGTCTGCCTTATGTTGCTGACCCGGCAATTACTAAACACATGGCTGAATTCATCTCTCAACATCAGTCAGTTGCAAGGCATGCGCTTGGATTGGCTATCACGAGTGATGAAAAAAACGATCAGCTCGTTGTCCCTGTAGGCATTTTGCTTAACGGTGGTGTCTTTAACAGTGAACTGGTTACCGAGCAGGTCACAACTATCCTGAGTAATTGGCGGGGTAGCCCTGTTACTGTATTAGATAACCCACACCCGGATCTTGCTGTCGCCTTAGGAGCGGTTGCTTTTGGTAAAGCGCGTCGTGGTGCCCAGTTAAAGATTGGAGGGGGGGCCGCTCGTTCGTATTTCTTACATTTACCTGAGAAAAAAGGCTTTGGCAATGCTATTTGTCTATTGGCCAAGGGCATTGAAGAGGGGCAAGAGATCCGATTATCAGGACGGAAATTTGCACTGACCCTAGGTGAACCTGTTCGATTTAATTTACTGACTTCTATCCACGATACGTTAAGCGATAATAAACCAGCCAATAATGGCGCAATGTATAAGGTAAATACGGACGTTTTTACGCCGTTGCCACCTTACATTACTAGCTTAGAACGTATGGAAGGTACAGAAGAACGCCAAGCTAATCAGAAACAACGGGTTGAAGTTCAGTTGGCCTGCAAACTGACGGAGGTGGGTACATTACAATTGGAGTGCGTAAGTGCGGATGATGCAGCCAATCGTTGGGCGGTTGAATTTGAGATAAGAAAACAAGCGGATGTGACTCAGGAATCGAAAACATCACATCCCAAGCTTCAAGCATCACTCGATCTCATCACCACAGCATATAGTGGAAATAAGAAAAACGCCGACCCTAAGGTGATCAAAACTCTGGTGAAAGAACTCGAACAGAAACTTGGCAAAAGGGCTGATTGGGATGTTTCTACATCAAGGCAGATTTTCGATGCCTTCTCTAAAGGAAGAAAACGCCGTCGTCGCTCAGAGCAACATGAAAAGAACTGGCTTCGACTTTCTGGTTACGCACTTAGACCCGGATACGGCGACCCTACCGATGAATGGCGTATCGAGCAGTTGTGGGCGCTATACCAACAAGGCATTCAATATCAGAATCATCAAGGTTGGAGTGACTGGTGGGTATTTTGGCGACGAGTTTCGGGAGGGCTAAGTGCGGATCAACAAGAAATAATCGCGACCGATATAGTGAAGTATTTGCACCCTGGCTCATTGCGAAACCCCAAGGTGGCTAAAGAGGCACAAGAAAAAGATTACGAAGCGATGGTTCGACTTGGTGCGTCTTTAGAGCTTCTGCATACCGAAGATAAGGTCTTAATGGCAAAGTGGTTCCTGAACAAGGCAGTTAATGAAGCGCAGCATTCTCAGGCCCATTGGTGGGCATTAGGCAGGATCGCCGCACGCCAACTTATGTATGGCAGCCAACACTCGGTATTACCACGCGAACAAGTTGAACAATGGCTGCCGACATTATTAGCGCAGAACTGGATTAAAGAGCCTATCATCGGTTTTGCAACGGTGATGATGTGTCGTAAAACAGGCGACCGTTTGTTCGATATTTCTGACGAATTTAGGCAGCAAGTTATAGAAAAACTACAACGTAGCAAAGTGTCATCAGCATGGATTGAACTAGTACAGCAAGTCAAGGAGATGGATGCCTCCGAGTCAAAACAAGCCTTTGGTGATGCGTTACCACACGGGCTTCATCTTGTTAAGGATTAA
- a CDS encoding EAL domain-containing protein, with protein sequence MSTLKLVQEELIGFHSKREISWTWNTETEVFSIDSVLIRQYLMINKEIATIEDFLALFSSEDQKRIVSLLKSVYGDEKTKPVKACIATEDASVSLSVVTAIKVSEGLIAGSLMPLFLSPTQEDLSTFFHQLFENEHHGMLITDGKTRIVACNSLFEKTSGYRIDELVGKKTSIFNAGKHGPTYFDEMWSKIELNGFWSGLILSKRKSGIVVPEELLIQRITSIRGNIYYLGMTVDLSDTPYRIAGIEHGGIELLTQLPSDNDYYLRVKSTFTSKEETQGLMVISFVPNFESDVEFEYKKQLANAFDRENKNIIAGFLKASVFSIAILYERSLDKPHSLSIYEAIRSCFNDIKIHIDAIIYKHISQLSIGVSVLGMDATSPSRLISHSLKAMYEKHSSGSNHICFYNRTLHEKVKRRDSLEAIVVDSIKHNKIEVYFQPIICTDNWKVTKLEALCRFRDGENNILNTEEMVRIAEDLDLVAQLDLVVAEIALKTRDLLVQKFGTDVELSINISLNSKKSIKVILGDLINMCRGYSQHIPYTIIELTETAYFNSENEDVEQLSKLREIGFRVAIDDFGTGYSSFSYLKNNNFDILKIDREFVKDLVYGSSNYHIVKTITSLAHTLNVQVVAEGVENLSEVVLLGDLKVDYLQGYYFEKPLPFDKLQPNINYVRKLNDLKETKSAVIELIAFPPTLSPGCNLGEVREIFSNTNFTTLPVIVDDKCVGYLTREIFNLHASTSLGTATETMQDYRSLSKPVSAMMDAKFVEVHKTVGLGEIHEKIKNKNKFPWIAIDDSGEYFGLVDALSAIQFINEQ encoded by the coding sequence ATGTCAACGCTCAAACTTGTTCAAGAAGAATTGATTGGGTTTCATTCAAAACGAGAGATTTCTTGGACATGGAATACTGAAACGGAAGTGTTCTCTATTGATTCTGTGTTGATCCGTCAGTATTTAATGATCAATAAAGAAATTGCAACGATTGAAGATTTTCTCGCACTTTTTAGTAGTGAAGATCAAAAACGGATTGTTTCCTTGTTAAAAAGTGTCTATGGCGATGAAAAAACGAAGCCAGTAAAGGCTTGCATTGCGACAGAAGATGCGAGTGTTAGTTTAAGCGTAGTTACGGCGATAAAAGTATCTGAAGGCTTAATCGCGGGTTCCTTAATGCCACTCTTTTTGTCGCCAACGCAAGAGGACCTCTCAACTTTTTTTCATCAGTTATTCGAAAATGAACACCATGGTATGTTGATTACCGATGGGAAAACCCGAATAGTCGCTTGCAACAGTTTATTTGAAAAGACATCGGGTTATCGTATTGATGAACTCGTTGGGAAAAAAACCTCGATCTTTAATGCTGGTAAGCATGGCCCGACATATTTTGACGAAATGTGGTCCAAAATAGAGCTGAATGGATTTTGGAGCGGTTTGATTTTAAGTAAGCGAAAATCAGGTATTGTTGTACCGGAAGAGTTATTGATTCAGCGTATTACTTCCATACGTGGCAATATTTATTATTTGGGAATGACTGTTGATTTATCAGATACACCTTATCGAATTGCCGGTATTGAACACGGTGGTATTGAGCTCTTAACACAACTCCCAAGTGACAATGATTATTATCTAAGGGTGAAATCTACGTTTACTTCTAAAGAAGAGACTCAAGGTCTGATGGTGATTTCTTTTGTACCCAATTTTGAAAGCGATGTTGAATTTGAATACAAGAAACAGCTGGCCAACGCGTTTGATCGAGAGAATAAAAACATTATTGCCGGCTTTCTAAAAGCCAGTGTTTTTTCTATTGCAATTTTGTACGAGCGTAGCCTCGATAAGCCTCACTCACTATCCATTTACGAAGCAATTCGAAGCTGTTTTAATGACATTAAGATACACATTGATGCCATTATTTATAAACATATTTCTCAATTATCCATTGGTGTTTCGGTTCTTGGTATGGATGCTACCTCCCCAAGCCGACTAATCTCACACTCTTTAAAAGCGATGTATGAGAAGCACTCATCAGGAAGCAATCATATCTGTTTTTATAATAGAACGTTGCATGAGAAAGTTAAGAGGCGTGATAGCTTAGAAGCAATTGTGGTGGACTCAATTAAACACAATAAAATTGAGGTCTATTTTCAACCGATCATTTGTACTGATAATTGGAAGGTAACGAAATTAGAGGCTCTCTGTCGATTTAGAGACGGAGAGAATAACATTCTCAATACTGAAGAGATGGTTAGGATCGCGGAAGATTTGGACTTGGTTGCACAACTCGATCTTGTGGTTGCGGAGATTGCACTTAAAACCAGAGATCTACTGGTGCAAAAGTTTGGTACAGATGTTGAGTTATCAATCAATATTTCACTCAATTCCAAAAAATCGATTAAGGTGATATTGGGTGATTTAATAAATATGTGTCGTGGATACAGTCAACATATACCCTATACAATCATTGAATTGACAGAAACAGCGTATTTTAATAGCGAAAATGAAGATGTGGAACAGTTATCAAAATTAAGAGAGATTGGTTTTAGGGTTGCGATTGATGATTTTGGAACGGGTTACTCTTCGTTTTCCTACCTCAAAAACAATAATTTTGATATCTTAAAAATAGACAGAGAGTTTGTAAAAGATTTGGTCTACGGCTCGTCTAATTATCATATCGTTAAAACGATTACATCGCTAGCGCATACCCTAAACGTACAGGTTGTCGCCGAAGGGGTAGAGAACCTATCGGAAGTCGTGTTGTTAGGTGATTTAAAAGTGGATTACCTGCAAGGGTATTACTTCGAGAAACCGCTGCCATTTGATAAGTTGCAACCAAACATAAACTATGTAAGAAAACTTAATGACTTAAAAGAGACAAAGAGCGCGGTGATAGAATTGATTGCGTTTCCACCAACCCTATCACCAGGGTGTAACCTCGGCGAAGTTAGAGAAATATTTAGTAATACCAATTTCACCACGCTTCCCGTTATTGTTGATGATAAATGTGTCGGGTATCTAACGCGTGAAATTTTCAATTTGCATGCCTCTACGTCTTTAGGGACGGCAACCGAAACGATGCAAGACTATCGCTCATTATCAAAGCCCGTTAGTGCGATGATGGATGCAAAATTTGTCGAGGTTCATAAAACAGTTGGGCTTGGTGAGATTCATGAAAAAATTAAGAATAAAAATAAATTTCCTTGGATAGCAATCGATGATTCTGGTGAATATTTTGGATTAGTCGATGCTTTGAGTGCGATACAGTTTATCAATGAACAATAG
- a CDS encoding EAL domain-containing protein, with product MFDRKIAIIVLSSACMLCLAAVFTLFTIKSSFENHLADSLKVIRDTTHQAIMIWAFENEQRSKMLASDSFILTQTEQLLQQRAHNLSLIGDPIQQEIRAYLYPFVKLHNLRGFFIIDPNNVSLASTRDVNTDTENLLVRQPGFLDRIWQGETLISLPQFSDVALPGIDGEYVVDYPTMFVASGIRNRENKIIAILALRLDPMTHLQTLVNRGQIGQSGETYLIDKSGYLLTQSRFAKQIMAYKPDLVSKQSVQNLKAVVPTKLEVSKNGLLLLTKMASSVVKGENGWDTNGYKDYRGIPVVGAWLWNDRYQFGLTTELDRIEAYLPFNQTKQGFIFFTGSALVLFVFVAIVFSKLFSKLRSREIKYSSLFENAGDPLLISDCNTGLVVSCNQLASEFLQYPTSELQGMHLSQLRTESTYNDVLDDINDVVTLGSKRIETIYQTKSGKLIHVESNAKLVSFGKEKAILSIIRDMTAQKEYEENLRVLANTDALTNLGNRVAFNTQISHKIIETSTDKNNLALIIVDIDEFRIINDALGHRFGDEILKKVAKILSNSIPLKARAFRFASDEFIVAVPVVDRKETEQICDAIQRSVLEPFVEGNNRTQISFSIGVALSPQDGADVTTLLQSADTALHTAKQQGRNRYVHFTEEMKHKDALHVAISSSLDVAIANNEFTLVFQPVVTSVDGQLVGAEALLRWESADMGNIRPDVFIPIAEHNGKILDIGQWVLNEACRVRAHWLTEGLVDMKISINVSPIQILSSNMPQLVQDALSKHRLKPEHIAIEITEGVFLGHHDKQIEQLCKLREMGVSLYLDDFGTGYSSLSYVHKYPFDIIKLDKSFVQDIKSNPMSRTLAKSVILMATSLDIEVIAEGVETQWQDNYLRNQGCHRIQGYFYGKPIESAEFLEKWNASADQITLKLKKGHN from the coding sequence ATGTTTGATAGGAAAATTGCAATTATTGTATTGAGTTCAGCTTGCATGCTTTGCCTCGCGGCCGTATTTACGCTCTTTACTATTAAATCTAGCTTTGAAAACCATCTTGCTGATTCACTAAAAGTCATAAGAGATACGACTCATCAAGCTATTATGATCTGGGCATTTGAAAATGAACAGAGAAGTAAAATGTTAGCTAGCGATAGTTTTATCCTTACTCAAACCGAACAACTGCTACAACAACGCGCGCATAACTTATCTTTGATTGGTGACCCAATACAACAGGAGATAAGAGCCTATCTATATCCCTTTGTAAAGCTGCATAATCTTCGAGGTTTCTTCATTATAGATCCAAATAATGTGAGCCTTGCGTCTACTCGAGACGTCAATACCGATACTGAAAATTTACTGGTTAGACAGCCGGGTTTTTTAGATAGAATCTGGCAAGGAGAGACGCTGATTTCGCTGCCTCAATTTTCAGATGTCGCGTTGCCTGGAATAGACGGCGAGTATGTTGTTGATTATCCAACCATGTTTGTTGCTAGTGGTATTCGCAACAGAGAAAACAAAATTATCGCGATATTAGCCTTACGATTAGACCCGATGACACACCTTCAGACTCTTGTGAATAGAGGACAAATTGGTCAATCAGGTGAGACTTATTTGATAGATAAAAGTGGATATTTACTGACGCAAAGTCGATTTGCAAAGCAAATAATGGCGTATAAACCTGATTTGGTATCAAAACAAAGCGTACAGAATTTAAAAGCCGTCGTTCCAACCAAATTAGAGGTGTCTAAAAATGGGTTACTATTATTAACAAAAATGGCGTCGAGTGTTGTAAAAGGTGAGAATGGCTGGGATACGAATGGATATAAAGATTACAGAGGTATTCCTGTCGTGGGAGCTTGGCTGTGGAACGATAGGTATCAATTCGGTCTTACAACAGAACTTGATCGTATCGAAGCATATTTACCTTTTAATCAAACAAAACAAGGTTTTATTTTTTTCACTGGTTCTGCATTAGTTCTTTTTGTTTTTGTCGCGATTGTGTTTTCTAAATTATTTTCAAAATTGAGAAGCCGAGAAATAAAGTACAGTAGTTTATTCGAGAATGCCGGGGACCCATTACTCATTTCTGATTGTAACACTGGGCTGGTTGTATCTTGCAACCAGCTTGCGAGCGAGTTCTTACAATACCCCACTTCTGAGCTTCAAGGTATGCACCTTTCACAACTAAGGACGGAGTCAACATATAATGATGTGTTGGACGATATCAACGATGTCGTCACCCTTGGAAGTAAAAGAATTGAAACAATATACCAAACGAAATCTGGAAAATTAATACATGTGGAATCCAACGCAAAATTAGTATCCTTTGGAAAGGAAAAAGCGATTCTGTCGATAATAAGAGATATGACAGCACAAAAAGAATACGAAGAAAACTTGAGGGTGTTAGCGAATACCGATGCGTTGACAAACCTAGGAAATCGAGTCGCGTTTAACACGCAGATTAGTCATAAAATAATAGAAACGTCGACGGATAAAAACAATCTCGCGTTGATAATTGTGGACATCGACGAGTTCAGAATAATTAATGATGCTTTGGGTCATCGATTTGGTGATGAGATCTTAAAGAAAGTGGCGAAAATCTTATCCAATTCGATCCCTTTGAAAGCACGGGCTTTTCGATTTGCCTCCGATGAATTTATTGTGGCTGTACCCGTTGTGGATAGAAAAGAGACAGAGCAAATCTGCGACGCTATTCAGAGGTCAGTATTGGAACCGTTTGTGGAAGGCAATAATAGAACTCAAATCTCATTTAGTATTGGTGTTGCGTTATCCCCACAAGATGGCGCGGACGTAACGACACTTTTACAATCGGCAGATACTGCACTTCATACTGCGAAACAACAAGGCCGAAATCGGTATGTTCACTTCACCGAAGAAATGAAGCACAAAGACGCACTTCACGTGGCTATTTCATCCTCTCTAGATGTCGCTATTGCTAATAATGAATTCACTTTGGTATTTCAACCTGTAGTGACTTCTGTTGATGGTCAATTAGTCGGTGCAGAAGCGTTGTTGCGCTGGGAAAGTGCAGATATGGGTAACATTAGACCTGATGTTTTTATTCCTATCGCTGAACATAATGGAAAAATTCTAGATATTGGCCAGTGGGTTCTAAATGAAGCGTGTAGGGTTCGTGCACACTGGCTAACCGAGGGCTTGGTCGATATGAAGATATCCATCAACGTCTCTCCCATTCAGATTCTCTCATCTAATATGCCGCAGTTGGTTCAGGATGCATTGAGTAAACATAGGTTGAAGCCAGAGCATATCGCAATTGAAATAACGGAGGGTGTCTTTTTGGGGCACCACGACAAGCAGATAGAGCAACTTTGTAAACTTAGAGAGATGGGTGTTTCTCTCTATTTAGATGATTTTGGTACAGGTTATTCATCATTGAGTTATGTGCACAAGTATCCATTCGATATTATTAAATTGGATAAAAGCTTTGTACAAGATATTAAATCAAACCCAATGTCTAGAACGCTCGCAAAATCCGTCATTTTGATGGCAACCAGCCTAGACATTGAGGTGATCGCTGAAGGGGTGGAAACACAGTGGCAAGATAACTACTTGAGAAACCAAGGTTGTCATCGTATTCAAGGTTATTTTTACGGAAAGCCAATAGAATCAGCAGAATTTCTAGAAAAATGGAACGCATCCGCCGATCAAATCACGTTAAAATTAAAGAAGGGTCACAATTAA